Proteins encoded together in one Synechococcales cyanobacterium T60_A2020_003 window:
- a CDS encoding IS5/IS1182 family transposase: protein MKPQYRIRNWSEYNAGLKARGSLTFWIEESVLG, encoded by the coding sequence ATGAAACCTCAATACCGCATCCGCAACTGGTCAGAGTATAACGCTGGATTGAAGGCTAGGGGAAGCCTCACCTTCTGGATCGAAGAATCTGTGCTGGGGC
- a CDS encoding restriction endonuclease subunit S: protein MPFHLPIEDSRYFEFFLRTLKSNLEAFAPSTAQKNINLAILDEVLIPLPPLAEQKRIVVKVDEPE from the coding sequence CTGCCATTTCACTTACCTATTGAGGATTCTAGATACTTTGAATTCTTCTTGAGAACGCTGAAAAGCAATCTTGAAGCCTTCGCGCCTTCTACTGCACAAAAGAATATTAATCTAGCCATCCTAGATGAAGTATTAATTCCCCTTCCCCCACTAGCTGAACAAAAGCGCATCGTTGTCAAAGTCGATGAAC